From a single Eubalaena glacialis isolate mEubGla1 chromosome 15, mEubGla1.1.hap2.+ XY, whole genome shotgun sequence genomic region:
- the SLC7A4 gene encoding cationic amino acid transporter 4 produces MASGLPSTAGLARFCQKLKRLKPLEEATMETSLQRCLSALDLTLLGVGAMVGSGLYVLTGTVAKEITGPAVTVSFTVAAVASLLAALCYAEFGARVPRTGSAYLFTYVSMGELWAFLIGWNLVLEYVIAGAAVARAWSGYLDAMFDHHIRNFTEAHVGIWQVPLLARYPDFLAAGILLLASTFVSCGARVSSWLNHTLSAISMVVILFIIILGFVLARSHNWGKEEGGFAPFGFSGIMSGTATCFYAFVGFDVIAASSEEARNPKRAVPLAIAISLGLAASAYILVSTVLTLMVPWHSLDPNSALADAFYQRGYSWAGYLVATGSICAMTTVLLNGLFCLPRIIYAMAADGLFFQAFAYVHPRTQVPLVGILVFGVLTALVALLLDLEALVQFLSIGTLLAYSFVAISIIVLRFQKAPLSSSPSPASPRPAAKEYNSFSDHIELVGTEQVPAPEPGQLRPALRPYLGFLDRCSPGVAVASAICVLVASAITLGCVLIFGHSALHLPRWGYILLLLLCGIMFLLSLLVLGAHQQQRQQDTFQIPMVPLIPALSILLNICLMLKLSYLTWVRFSIWLLIGLLVYFGYGIWHSKENQRELPGVTITCYVVFPSGSLEETVQVVQPPSQAPAQEPSSP; encoded by the exons ATGGCTTCAGGACTGCCCAGCACTGCCGGCCTGGCGCGCTTCTGCCAGAAGCTGAAACGGCTGAAGCCGCTGGAGGAGGCCACCATGGAGACATCGCTGCAGCGCTGCCTGTCCGCACTGGACCTAACCCTGCTGGGAGTGGGGGCCATGGTGGGCTCAGGCCTCTATGTGCTCACCGGCACCGTGGCCAAGGAGATAACCGGCCCGGCCGTGACCGTGTCCTTCACTGTGGCCGCCGTGGCCTCCCTGCTGGCGGCCCTGTGTTACGCGGAGTTTGGGGCACGCGTGCCCCGCACAGGCTCTGCCTACCTGTTCACCTACGTGTCCATGGGCGAGCTGTGGGCCTTCCTCATCGGCTGGAACCTGGTGCTCGAGTACGTCATAGCTGGTGCTGCTGTGGCCCGCGCCTGGAGCGGCTACCTGGACGCCATGTTCGACCACCACATCCGCAACTTCACCGAGGCCCATGTGGGCATCTGGCAGGTGCCCCTCCTGGCCAGATATCCTGACTTCCTGGCTGCCGGCATCCTACTTTTGGCCTCCACCTTCGTCTCCTGCGGAGCCCGTGTCTCCTCCTGGCTCAACCACACCTTATCTGCCATCAGCATGGTCGTCATCCTCTTCATCATCATCCTGGGGTTCGTCCTCGCCCGCTCACACAACTGGGGCAAGGAGGAGGGCGGCTTTGCGCCCTTCGGCTTCTCCGGTATCATGTCCGGCACCGCGACCTGCTTCTACGCCTTTGTGGGCTTTGACGTCATTGCCGCCTCTAGTGAGGAGGCCCGGAACCCGAAGCGAGCCGTGCCCCTGGCCATTGCCATCTCGCTTGGCCTCGCGGCCAGCGCCTACATCCTGGTCTCCACTGTGCTCACCCTCATGGTGCCCTGGCACAGCCTGGACCCTAATTCAGCGCTCGCTGACGCCTTCTACCAGCGGGGCTACAGCTGGGCTGGCTACCTCGTGGCGACTGGCTCCATCTGCG CCATGACCACTGTCCTGCTCAACGGTCTCTTCTGCCTTCCCCGCATCATCTACGCCATGGCCGCCGATGGGCTCTTCTTCCAGGCGTTTGCCTACGTGCACCCCCGGACACAGGTGCCTCTGGTAGGCATCCTGGTGTTCGGGGTTCTCACGGCTTTGGTGGCGCTGCTGCTGGACCTCGAGGCATTGGTCCAGTTCCTGTCCATCGGCACACTGCTGGCCTACAGCTTCGTGGCCATCAGCATTATCGTGCTGCGATTCCAGAAGGCCCCTCTGTCCAGTTCCCCAAGCCCAGCCAGCCCCCGCCCTGCGGCCAAGGAGTACAACTCCTTCTCAGACCACATAGAGCTGGTGGGCACCGAGCAGGTTCCAGCCCCCGAGCCTGGGCAGCTGCGGCCAGCCCTGAGGCCCTACTTGGGCTTCCTGGATAGGTGCAGCCCTGGAGTGGCCGTGGCTTCAGCGATCTGCGTCCTGGTGGCCTCAGCCATCACCCTGGGCTGCGTGCTGATCTTCGGACACTCAGCCCTGCACCTCCCTCGCTGGGGCTACATCCTGCTGCTTCTGCTCTGCGGCATCATGTTTCTGCTCAGTCTCCTTGTCCTGGGGGCCCACCAGCAGCAACGCCAGCAGGACACCTTCCAG ATCCCCATGGTGCCCCTGATTCCAGCCCTGAGCATTCTCCTCAACATCTGCCTCATGCTGAAGCTGAGCTACCTGACCTGGGTGCGCTTCTCCATCTGGCTGCTGATCG GACTCTTGGTATATTTCGGCTACGGCATCTGGCACAGCAAGGAGAACCAGCGGGAGCTGCCGGGGGTGACCATCACATGCTATGTGGTTTTCCCTAGTGGCAGCCTGGAGGAGACAGTGCAGGTCGTGCAGCCCCCCAGCCAGGCGCCAGCCCAGGAGCCCAGCAGTCCATGA